A single genomic interval of Camelina sativa cultivar DH55 chromosome 11, Cs, whole genome shotgun sequence harbors:
- the LOC109127504 gene encoding uncharacterized protein LOC109127504 codes for MSASRWTLMDLPSYLSSSWAFRWPEVNLSYLSSGWNMRLLSLSGNLSIIDDLLWSFVSIVESLAIATTICCFFLFCGCTL; via the coding sequence ATGTCAGCTTCCCGATGGACGTTAATGGATCTACCATCGTATCTGTCGTCATCATGGGCATTCCGGTGGCCGGAGGTGAATCTTTCTTACCTGAGCTCCGGTTGGAACATGAGATTGTTGTCTTTGTCGGGTAATCTCTCCATAATCGATGATCTTTTGTGGAGTTTTGTCTCGATCGTTGAATCTTTAGCTATCGCTACTACGATctgttgcttcttcttgttttgtggTTGTACCCTCTAA